A window from Kovacikia minuta CCNUW1 encodes these proteins:
- a CDS encoding HepT-like ribonuclease domain-containing protein — MPWKSIAGMRDLLVHEYWRVDVNIV; from the coding sequence ATTCCCTGGAAGTCTATTGCTGGTATGAGAGATTTGCTCGTCCATGAATACTGGAGGGTTGACGTGAACATCGTTTAG
- a CDS encoding nucleotidyltransferase family protein yields MKTLEELKQILSQNKPLLREHYRVTQLGIFGSYARGEQTADSDIDVLIDYEQAPTLFMLVELRDYLSNLTGMRVDVVSKNGLKPRIRKRVLSEVVHL; encoded by the coding sequence ATGAAGACCCTGGAAGAACTCAAGCAAATTCTCAGTCAGAACAAACCATTGCTGCGAGAACACTATCGGGTGACTCAACTCGGCATCTTTGGCTCCTATGCTCGTGGTGAGCAGACAGCAGATAGCGATATCGATGTGCTAATCGATTACGAACAGGCTCCTACCCTGTTTATGCTAGTGGAACTGCGTGACTATCTCAGTAATTTGACAGGAATGAGGGTAGATGTGGTATCCAAAAACGGTTTAAAGCCCAGAATTCGGAAGCGGGTTTTATCAGAAGTTGTGCATTTATGA
- a CDS encoding protein kinase domain-containing protein — protein sequence MNASQMLDPWIGQLIGDRQRYRLERRLGGGGMGEVFLAMDTLLGQPVALKLLDAKLASGDLRRRFEQEVTVITALRSQHIVQVIDHGVTSDGYPFYVMEYLQGRTLGQLLYRERPLSVERSVSIVMQVCAGLQLRPSRRELAPKRSRFVPTGSGHSSGLKAGQYFFGANGIGGTGQNSGFWNCQNSL from the coding sequence ATGAACGCCTCTCAAATGCTCGATCCCTGGATTGGTCAGTTAATCGGCGATCGCCAGCGTTACCGTTTAGAGCGACGGTTGGGTGGTGGTGGGATGGGAGAGGTTTTCCTGGCAATGGATACCCTCCTGGGGCAGCCCGTTGCCCTAAAATTACTCGATGCCAAGCTGGCTTCAGGAGATTTGAGGCGGCGATTTGAGCAGGAAGTAACGGTGATCACGGCGCTTAGAAGTCAGCATATTGTGCAGGTCATCGATCATGGCGTTACATCCGACGGGTATCCCTTTTATGTGATGGAGTACCTGCAAGGGCGAACCCTGGGTCAATTGTTATATCGGGAGCGGCCTCTGTCCGTTGAACGATCGGTGAGTATTGTCATGCAGGTGTGTGCGGGTTTACAGCTTCGCCCATCAAGGCGTGAGCTTGCCCCCAAAAGAAGCCGCTTCGTGCCAACGGGTTCAGGTCATTCATCGGGACTTAAAGCCGGACAATATTTTTTTGGTGCCAACGGCATTGGGGGAACTGGTCAAAATTCTGGATTTTGGAATTGCCAAAATTCGTTATGA
- a CDS encoding protein kinase domain-containing protein — translation MPTALGELVKILDFGIAKIRYDQIERTHATSMFLGTYRYAAPEQFEVGHDLDERADIYSLGMILYELLTGTDPFGFGGSEASNDGSNLGGGSSF, via the coding sequence GTGCCAACGGCATTGGGGGAACTGGTCAAAATTCTGGATTTTGGAATTGCCAAAATTCGTTATGACCAGATAGAACGAACCCATGCCACCAGTATGTTTCTGGGAACCTATCGGTATGCCGCCCCGGAGCAATTTGAAGTTGGGCATGATCTGGATGAACGGGCGGATATTTACAGCCTTGGCATGATTCTTTATGAACTGCTAACAGGCACCGACCCCTTTGGCTTTGGTGGCAGTGAAGCATCAAATGACGGGAGCAACCTGGGGGGTGGCTCATCTTTCTAA
- a CDS encoding WD40 repeat domain-containing protein — MTGATWGVAHLSKPVIPLRAQPGCEQLSRELDAVVLRCLQKSPEKRFASVVELNQALNAAVPNLGDRSWRRVNYTPEADSASPSSAAIPTHINPPFPGSNDPTMSATQNFARSVGAVTHQAGSTPNRWRRFRTPTVLLSGAGMFLVLAMGVYSLSRSSQQPFTFSMLRSDGVGVQEPQPSLQPPQTASPPEPSIAQETAALAKQTLTGHQDTVWAVEIDSTGKTLISGGFDRVVKLWDMGTGKLRRTLTGHTDAVRAIAISPDGKVIASGSGDKTIKIWNLQTGELLRTLPADPSTNTGHAGPVWSVAIGPDSKTLASGSYDGTIKIWNLATGELIRTLPDHYDSVWSVAISSDGKTLASGSYDGTIKIWNLQTGAVLYTLSDHTDTVRSVAISPDGKTLASGSWDKTIRLWNLQTGQLLQTLSGHSDRVLAVAISPSGKTLASSSIDRTIKLWDLQTGKPIRTLAGHTDWVTTIAFAPQPQKPVAAQKDLKKDLAPPSVAEGTLASGSKDKTVRIW; from the coding sequence ATGACGGGAGCAACCTGGGGGGTGGCTCATCTTTCTAAACCCGTCATTCCGTTGCGGGCACAACCCGGTTGTGAGCAATTGTCACGGGAATTAGACGCAGTGGTATTGCGATGTTTACAAAAATCGCCAGAGAAACGTTTTGCATCCGTGGTGGAGCTCAATCAAGCGTTAAATGCAGCAGTGCCGAACCTGGGCGATCGCAGTTGGCGCAGGGTGAACTATACCCCAGAAGCGGATTCTGCCTCTCCTTCCTCTGCTGCAATCCCAACCCACATCAATCCCCCTTTTCCAGGTTCTAACGATCCAACCATGTCAGCGACCCAAAATTTTGCCCGTTCTGTGGGAGCAGTTACCCATCAAGCAGGAAGTACCCCCAACCGCTGGCGCAGGTTTCGCACCCCGACTGTTTTGCTATCTGGGGCAGGAATGTTCCTGGTACTGGCAATGGGAGTCTATTCTTTGTCCCGGTCGTCCCAGCAGCCCTTTACATTTTCGATGCTGCGATCGGATGGAGTGGGAGTTCAGGAACCACAACCCTCCTTGCAGCCCCCTCAGACTGCTTCCCCACCTGAACCGTCGATCGCGCAGGAAACCGCTGCTTTAGCAAAACAAACTCTAACCGGACACCAGGACACCGTGTGGGCGGTCGAGATCGATTCGACTGGCAAAACCCTGATTAGCGGTGGTTTTGACCGGGTAGTCAAACTGTGGGATATGGGTACAGGAAAACTGCGCCGTACTCTAACGGGGCATACGGATGCGGTCAGAGCGATCGCCATCAGTCCCGACGGTAAGGTGATTGCAAGTGGAAGCGGTGATAAAACGATCAAAATTTGGAATTTGCAAACTGGGGAATTGCTCCGCACCCTTCCGGCAGACCCATCGACCAATACGGGACATGCAGGGCCGGTCTGGTCAGTGGCGATCGGCCCTGATAGCAAAACCCTTGCCAGTGGTAGCTATGATGGCACAATCAAAATTTGGAATTTGGCAACGGGAGAGCTGATTCGCACCCTGCCCGATCATTACGATTCTGTCTGGTCAGTGGCGATTAGCTCAGATGGCAAAACCCTTGCCAGTGGCAGTTACGACGGCACGATCAAAATTTGGAACCTGCAAACCGGAGCAGTCCTCTACACCCTTTCTGACCATACGGACACGGTGCGATCGGTTGCCATCAGTCCCGACGGGAAGACCCTTGCCAGCGGCAGTTGGGATAAAACGATCCGGCTCTGGAATTTGCAAACCGGGCAACTTCTCCAAACCCTCTCAGGGCACTCCGATCGGGTACTTGCCGTTGCCATCAGTCCCAGCGGGAAAACCTTAGCCAGCAGCAGTATCGATCGCACCATCAAGCTCTGGGATTTACAAACCGGCAAACCCATTCGCACACTGGCAGGACACACAGACTGGGTAACAACCATTGCCTTTGCACCACAACCCCAAAAACCTGTAGCCGCTCAGAAAGATCTTAAAAAAGACCTTGCTCCGCCATCAGTTGCGGAGGGCACTCTTGCCAGCGGCAGCAAAGACAAAACCGTTCGGATTTGGTAG
- a CDS encoding glycosyltransferase yields the protein MTTTTHLSSLIPVPSGVLQVSRLPHDNQASDWEHGSSQLTCPVRFSLIIPTYNESGNIEKLIQQLSAILDPILPNDYELIVVDDNSRDRTWELAANLMADYSCLRVMRRQGEQGLSTAVIRGWQVAQGEVLGVIDGDLQHPPEILPKLLAAIENRADLAVASRHVEGGGVSSWSLVRRFLSRGAQMLGIILLPRVVSSVSDPMSGYFVLRRQAIAGKILSPVGYKILIEVLGRGEINRIVEVGYVFQEREEGQSKVTWRQYTDYLHHLLRLRLSTGRLGWLSQRLDFPIGRFLRFAFVGLSGLVVDMGALFILHGVMGWGLTRSAIVAAELAILNNFVWNDLWTFKDFSQRQRGKRKLIKRLLKFNLVCLMGVILKVLLLNVLFNGLHINPYLANFLAIAVVTLWNFWLNLKLSWRVTEVTEEV from the coding sequence ATGACCACCACCACCCATTTAAGCAGTCTTATTCCTGTACCGTCTGGCGTGCTTCAGGTTTCCAGGCTGCCCCATGATAATCAAGCATCCGATTGGGAACATGGCTCATCTCAGCTAACCTGCCCAGTTCGCTTTTCTCTGATCATTCCGACCTATAACGAAAGTGGCAATATCGAAAAACTGATTCAACAATTAAGTGCCATTCTTGATCCGATACTGCCGAATGATTATGAGTTGATCGTGGTGGATGATAATAGCCGCGATCGCACCTGGGAGTTGGCTGCTAACCTTATGGCTGATTATTCCTGCTTACGGGTCATGCGGCGGCAGGGAGAACAGGGACTATCTACAGCAGTGATTCGGGGTTGGCAGGTCGCCCAGGGGGAAGTATTGGGTGTGATTGATGGAGACTTGCAGCATCCCCCTGAGATTTTGCCCAAGTTGCTGGCGGCGATCGAGAATCGGGCAGATTTAGCCGTTGCCAGTCGGCATGTGGAAGGCGGAGGTGTCAGCAGTTGGAGTTTGGTTCGACGATTTTTGTCCCGTGGTGCCCAAATGCTTGGAATTATCCTGCTGCCACGGGTGGTTAGTAGTGTGAGCGATCCGATGAGTGGTTACTTTGTCCTTCGACGGCAAGCCATTGCGGGTAAAATTCTCAGTCCAGTGGGCTACAAAATTCTGATTGAAGTGTTGGGGCGAGGGGAAATTAATCGGATTGTTGAGGTCGGTTACGTTTTCCAGGAGCGGGAAGAAGGTCAAAGCAAAGTGACCTGGAGGCAATATACCGACTATTTACATCACCTGCTGCGCCTGCGGCTCTCGACCGGAAGATTGGGTTGGCTGAGTCAACGCCTGGACTTTCCAATTGGTCGGTTTCTTCGCTTTGCCTTTGTCGGCTTAAGTGGATTAGTCGTAGATATGGGGGCGCTGTTTATCCTGCATGGTGTGATGGGATGGGGCTTAACCCGGAGTGCGATCGTTGCCGCAGAGTTGGCGATCTTAAACAATTTTGTTTGGAATGATCTCTGGACGTTTAAGGACTTTTCCCAACGGCAACGGGGCAAACGCAAACTGATCAAGCGCCTGCTGAAGTTCAATCTGGTCTGCCTGATGGGGGTAATTTTGAAGGTATTGCTATTGAATGTTTTGTTCAATGGGCTGCATATCAACCCTTACCTGGCAAATTTCCTGGCGATCGCTGTGGTTACCCTGTGGAATTTTTGGCTGAATCTGAAATTGAGTTGGCGGGTTACTGAAGTCACAGAAGAGGTTTAG
- a CDS encoding GlsB/YeaQ/YmgE family stress response membrane protein has translation MNILAWILLGLIAGAIAKAVYPGYQSSNILGTMLLGIVGAFIGGTLYTLLTTGTLALTSAGFSLGGIVVAVLGAIIGLWLYYSFISRRVY, from the coding sequence ATGAATATTCTGGCGTGGATTCTTTTGGGCTTAATTGCTGGTGCGATCGCCAAAGCTGTTTATCCGGGTTATCAAAGCAGCAATATTTTAGGAACCATGTTATTGGGAATTGTGGGTGCGTTTATTGGTGGCACCTTATATACATTGCTGACAACTGGGACGCTTGCCTTAACTTCAGCCGGGTTTAGCTTGGGCGGAATTGTGGTTGCAGTATTGGGTGCAATCATTGGGCTGTGGCTGTACTACTCCTTCATCAGTCGGCGGGTTTACTAA
- a CDS encoding WD40 repeat domain-containing protein, with translation MKTGHCLQTLCEHTSWVTSVLFSSDGQILISGSYDRTIKLWDVKTGRCISTLTIDRLYEGMNIQGATGLTDAQKATLKTLGAVEH, from the coding sequence ATGAAAACGGGACACTGCCTTCAAACATTATGCGAACACACCAGTTGGGTTACGTCAGTCCTGTTTAGCTCTGACGGTCAAATCCTCATCAGCGGCAGTTACGATCGCACAATTAAACTATGGGATGTGAAGACAGGTCGCTGTATCAGCACATTGACAATCGATCGCCTGTATGAAGGGATGAATATTCAAGGCGCAACCGGGTTAACGGATGCTCAAAAAGCCACCCTTAAAACATTAGGAGCAGTTGAGCATTAA
- the gyrB gene encoding DNA topoisomerase (ATP-hydrolyzing) subunit B, whose translation MTNNYGAEQIQVLEGIEHVRKRPGMYIGSTGPRGLHHLVYEVVDNSVDEALAGYCKNIEVTINSDGSVTVVDDGRGIPTDIHPRTGKSALETVLTKLGAGGKFGEGGGYKVSGGLHGVGISVVNALSEWVEVTVWREKSIHTQRFERGIPKTDLQIQPGGGDRTGTSVTFMPDSTIFTTGIAFDYATLAGRLRELAFLNGGVRITFTDSRLEYLNLEEPHVEVYYYEGGIREYVSYMNHDKQPLNEEVIHIQGERNNVQVEVALQWCTDAYTDNLFGFANNIRTIDGGTHLEGLKAVLTRTMNAIARKRNKLKENDSNLAGENIREGLTGVISVKVPDPEFEGQTKTKLGNTEVRGIVDSLMGEVLTEYLEFHPGVADAILEKAIQAFNAAEAARKARELVRRKSVLESSTLPGKLADCSSRDPSESEIFIVEGDSAGGSAKQGRDRRFQAILPLRGKILNIEKTDDAKIYKNTEIQALITALGLGIKGEEFDASQLRYHRIVIMTDADVDGAHIRTLLLTFFYRYQRSMVDQGYVYIACPPLYKIERGRNHYYCYSDRERDQIIAGFPENAKYEIQRFKGLGEMMPQQLWDTTMDPETRTLKQVEIEDAAEADRVFTVLMGDRVAPRREFIETYGPKLNLTDLDI comes from the coding sequence ATGACGAATAACTACGGTGCTGAGCAGATTCAAGTCCTGGAAGGAATTGAGCATGTTCGCAAACGCCCTGGCATGTACATTGGCAGCACCGGACCTAGAGGGCTTCACCATCTAGTCTACGAGGTTGTCGATAATTCCGTTGACGAGGCACTGGCGGGATACTGCAAAAACATTGAGGTAACCATCAATTCGGATGGTTCTGTCACTGTGGTTGACGATGGGCGCGGAATTCCAACTGATATTCACCCTAGAACAGGTAAATCTGCGCTAGAAACCGTTTTGACCAAGCTGGGCGCGGGTGGGAAGTTTGGCGAAGGGGGTGGGTACAAAGTATCCGGTGGTTTGCATGGTGTAGGAATTTCGGTGGTCAATGCGTTGTCAGAATGGGTGGAAGTTACCGTCTGGCGTGAGAAAAGCATTCACACCCAACGATTTGAGCGGGGTATTCCCAAAACCGATTTGCAAATACAACCGGGGGGAGGCGATCGCACGGGCACCTCGGTCACGTTCATGCCGGACTCAACAATTTTTACGACGGGTATTGCTTTTGACTATGCGACTTTGGCAGGGCGGTTACGGGAACTGGCGTTTCTCAATGGTGGTGTCAGAATTACCTTCACTGATAGCCGTTTGGAGTACCTCAATTTAGAGGAACCCCATGTCGAGGTTTATTACTACGAAGGCGGCATTCGGGAATATGTCTCGTATATGAACCACGATAAGCAACCCCTGAATGAAGAGGTGATTCACATCCAGGGAGAGCGGAATAACGTACAGGTAGAAGTGGCGTTACAGTGGTGTACCGATGCTTATACCGATAATCTGTTTGGGTTTGCCAATAACATTCGTACCATTGATGGGGGTACCCACCTGGAGGGGTTGAAAGCGGTGCTGACCCGGACAATGAATGCGATCGCCCGTAAGCGTAATAAGCTCAAAGAGAATGATTCTAACCTGGCAGGGGAAAATATCCGTGAAGGCTTAACCGGGGTTATTTCCGTAAAGGTGCCGGACCCAGAATTTGAAGGGCAGACGAAAACGAAACTTGGCAATACGGAAGTTCGGGGGATTGTCGATTCTCTGATGGGTGAAGTACTGACCGAGTATCTGGAGTTCCATCCCGGCGTTGCAGATGCCATTCTGGAAAAAGCAATTCAGGCGTTTAATGCAGCGGAGGCAGCCCGTAAGGCACGGGAACTGGTGCGGCGTAAATCCGTTCTAGAATCTTCAACCCTACCTGGTAAGCTGGCTGATTGTAGCTCCAGAGATCCATCTGAATCTGAAATTTTTATTGTTGAAGGCGACTCCGCAGGTGGTAGCGCCAAGCAAGGGCGCGATCGCCGGTTCCAGGCAATTCTTCCGCTGCGGGGCAAGATTTTGAACATCGAAAAAACGGACGATGCCAAGATCTATAAAAATACTGAAATTCAAGCCCTGATTACGGCTTTAGGATTGGGAATTAAGGGTGAAGAGTTTGATGCATCCCAGCTCCGCTACCACCGGATTGTGATTATGACCGATGCGGATGTGGATGGTGCCCATATTCGAACTCTGCTACTTACATTTTTCTACCGCTATCAACGGTCAATGGTCGATCAGGGCTATGTTTACATTGCTTGCCCACCCCTGTACAAGATTGAACGGGGTCGCAACCATTACTATTGCTACAGCGATCGGGAACGGGATCAGATTATTGCTGGATTCCCCGAAAATGCGAAGTACGAAATTCAGCGCTTTAAAGGGCTGGGTGAAATGATGCCGCAACAACTTTGGGATACTACAATGGACCCCGAAACCCGCACCTTAAAACAAGTTGAAATTGAGGATGCGGCTGAGGCAGACCGAGTATTCACCGTCCTGATGGGCGATCGGGTCGCCCCTCGGCGCGAGTTCATCGAAACCTATGGACCCAAACTCAACCTGACTGATTTGGACATCTAG
- a CDS encoding isopentenyl transferase family protein → MLVICGPTATGKSGLAIALAKRLNSAILSADSRQVYREFNIGTAKPSFAERELIPHYLIDICEPTDTLTVAEYQQQAQAVIRGERAGGRGQRAEGKGQEPGARSQKIADSPQSSGFSPQSSDSIQSSLSPHTPHPTPHTPHPTPHTPHPTPTPHSPFSWVEQGFTFVRSCVA, encoded by the coding sequence ATGCTCGTCATTTGCGGTCCCACCGCAACCGGGAAATCGGGTTTGGCGATCGCTCTAGCAAAGCGTTTAAATTCCGCCATTCTGAGCGCAGATTCCCGTCAAGTATACCGGGAATTTAATATTGGGACCGCAAAACCTTCTTTCGCGGAACGAGAACTCATCCCACACTACTTAATTGACATCTGTGAGCCAACGGACACATTGACTGTAGCCGAGTATCAGCAGCAGGCGCAGGCGGTAATCAGGGGGGAGAGGGCAGGGGGCAGAGGGCAGAGGGCAGAGGGCAAGGGGCAAGAGCCAGGAGCCAGGAGCCAAAAGATAGCAGACAGCCCTCAATCCTCAGGCTTCAGTCCTCAGTCCTCAGACTCCATTCAAAGCTCCTTATCACCCCACACCCCACACCCCACACCCCACACCCCACACCCCACACCCCACACCCCACACCCCACACCCACACCCCACTCCCCCTTCTCGTGGGTGGAACAGGGCTTTACATTCGTTCGATCGTGCGTGGCTTGA
- the miaA gene encoding tRNA (adenosine(37)-N6)-dimethylallyltransferase MiaA, whose translation MGGTGLYIRSIVRGLKIPRVSPQPELRSQLQALGQAHCYEMLQQIDPVSAQKIHPNDQVRTVRSLEVFYVTGCPMSKQQGEDPPTYPILQIGLDCSDTDFLKKRIEVRTGQMVEAGLVQEVETLCQKYGVNLPLLNTLGYAEFKQYVEGKISLSEATTLTVLHTRQFAKRQRTWFHAYPEIEWFDADHPKLLDQVWQRVQDFFPGLLG comes from the coding sequence GTGGGTGGAACAGGGCTTTACATTCGTTCGATCGTGCGTGGCTTGAAAATTCCACGGGTGTCACCCCAGCCAGAACTACGATCGCAACTGCAAGCCTTGGGGCAGGCTCACTGTTATGAAATGCTGCAACAGATTGACCCAGTATCTGCCCAAAAAATTCACCCCAATGATCAGGTCAGAACGGTGCGATCGCTGGAGGTCTTCTACGTCACAGGTTGCCCTATGTCTAAGCAACAGGGAGAAGATCCACCAACCTACCCAATCCTACAAATTGGGTTGGATTGTTCCGATACCGATTTTCTCAAGAAACGAATTGAAGTCCGAACGGGGCAAATGGTAGAAGCAGGTTTGGTGCAGGAAGTTGAAACCCTATGTCAGAAATATGGGGTTAATCTACCTCTGCTAAATACTCTGGGGTATGCAGAGTTCAAGCAGTATGTGGAAGGAAAAATTTCACTTTCAGAAGCAACAACTTTGACGGTGCTGCACACTCGCCAATTTGCCAAACGCCAGCGCACCTGGTTTCACGCCTATCCAGAAATTGAGTGGTTTGATGCCGACCATCCCAAATTGTTGGATCAGGTGTGGCAACGGGTCCAGGATTTTTTCCCAGGACTTTTAGGATAG
- a CDS encoding folate/biopterin family MFS transporter, which produces MTEKVFFGHEPTPELIAILLVYFVQGILGLARLAISFFLKDDLGLSPAEVSALVGVAALPWMVKPVFGFISDGLPILGYRRRPYLILSGFLGALAWTAMATVVHTAWAATTAIALSSLSVAFSDVIVDSLVVERARKESVGDAGSLQSLCWGASAVGGLLTAYFSGSLLQHFSVQTVFAITAAFPLIVSTVAWLITESRMTEPTNWAAVRQQLGQLRQAVSQKSIWMPTAFLFLWQATPTAESAFFFFTTNELGFDPEFLGRVRLVTSLASLTGIWVFQKFLKTVPFRQIFGWSTVISAILGLSTLLLVTHANRTLGIDDRWFSMGDSLVLTVMGQIAYMPILVLAARLCPPGVEATLFALLMSVVNLAGLLSYESGAVLMHWMGISDHDFTNLALLVIITSLSTLLPLPLLGWLPKAGEEMPDTATQPSLQPVPVALDFDPSASKHLEQPFLPDLVTELVSSRRSDAVEGSAFLTGEE; this is translated from the coding sequence TTGACTGAAAAGGTATTCTTTGGACATGAGCCTACCCCTGAACTGATCGCAATCCTGCTGGTCTACTTTGTACAGGGGATTTTAGGATTAGCTCGATTGGCGATCAGTTTTTTCCTAAAAGATGATCTGGGATTGAGTCCGGCTGAAGTCTCTGCCCTAGTCGGTGTAGCAGCACTTCCCTGGATGGTTAAACCCGTATTTGGCTTCATCTCCGATGGTCTGCCCATTCTAGGCTATCGGCGGCGTCCCTACCTGATCCTCTCAGGATTTTTGGGAGCCTTAGCCTGGACAGCAATGGCAACGGTTGTGCATACAGCATGGGCTGCAACAACGGCGATCGCCCTCAGTTCCCTTTCCGTTGCTTTCAGTGATGTGATTGTCGATTCTCTCGTTGTAGAGCGGGCACGCAAGGAGTCTGTTGGCGATGCGGGTTCGCTTCAGTCGCTTTGCTGGGGGGCATCAGCCGTCGGGGGGCTTCTGACTGCTTACTTCAGCGGTTCCCTTCTGCAACATTTCAGCGTCCAGACGGTCTTCGCCATCACCGCAGCCTTTCCGCTGATTGTTTCCACTGTGGCATGGCTGATTACGGAATCTCGCATGACGGAACCGACGAACTGGGCAGCGGTTCGGCAACAACTTGGGCAACTTCGGCAAGCGGTCAGTCAGAAGTCAATTTGGATGCCAACCGCATTTTTGTTCCTCTGGCAAGCAACGCCAACGGCAGAATCCGCTTTCTTCTTCTTCACAACGAATGAGTTAGGGTTTGATCCAGAATTTCTGGGACGGGTACGCCTGGTGACCAGCCTGGCGTCTCTTACCGGTATCTGGGTGTTCCAAAAGTTTCTGAAAACCGTTCCCTTTCGTCAAATTTTCGGCTGGTCTACGGTAATTTCAGCCATTTTGGGGCTGTCCACACTGCTGCTGGTGACCCATGCCAATCGGACATTAGGGATTGACGATCGCTGGTTTAGCATGGGCGACAGTCTGGTTCTGACAGTGATGGGGCAGATCGCCTACATGCCGATTCTGGTCCTGGCAGCCCGCTTGTGTCCCCCTGGTGTAGAGGCAACCCTGTTTGCCCTCCTGATGTCTGTCGTAAATCTGGCAGGCTTGTTGTCCTACGAATCGGGAGCGGTGCTGATGCACTGGATGGGTATCAGCGACCATGACTTCACAAATCTGGCTTTGCTGGTCATCATTACGAGTCTCAGTACACTCCTGCCCTTACCCCTGCTAGGGTGGCTACCGAAAGCAGGTGAGGAGATGCCCGATACCGCCACTCAACCCTCGCTTCAACCTGTGCCAGTGGCGCTGGATTTCGATCCGTCGGCGTCCAAGCATCTAGAACAACCCTTCCTCCCTGATCTGGTAACTGAGTTAGTGTCTTCGCGGCGATCAGATGCCGTTGAAGGGTCTGCTTTTTTGACAGGAGAAGAATAG
- a CDS encoding carotenoid oxygenase family protein: MTTFQIHPSTSDSSGLPYTQEEWQKGYSSLKQEYDYWIEDIEGEIPADLHGTLFRNGPGLLDVNGQRIHHPFDGDGMVSAIAFNNGRAHFRNRFVRTEGFLAEQAAGRILYRGTFGTQKAGGWLANAFDLRLKKIANTSILYWGGKLLALWEAAEPYRLDPDTLETLGLDDLDGILKPDTPFAAHPRIDPACHQDGDTPCLVNFSIKPGLSTTITLYEFAPSGNAAAAIFPHHPPICFHPRLCHHPPLLHLFPKPGQL, translated from the coding sequence ATGACAACTTTTCAAATTCACCCATCGACTTCTGATTCTTCAGGTTTGCCCTACACCCAGGAAGAGTGGCAAAAAGGCTACTCGTCTCTAAAGCAAGAATATGACTACTGGATTGAGGATATTGAAGGAGAAATTCCAGCAGACTTGCACGGAACTCTGTTTCGGAATGGTCCCGGTTTGCTGGATGTGAACGGACAACGGATTCACCACCCCTTTGATGGGGATGGCATGGTGAGTGCGATCGCTTTCAACAACGGACGTGCCCACTTTCGTAACCGCTTCGTTCGCACCGAAGGCTTTCTGGCAGAACAAGCCGCTGGGCGCATCCTTTACCGGGGTACCTTTGGCACCCAAAAAGCAGGAGGCTGGTTAGCAAACGCCTTTGACCTGCGACTCAAGAAAATTGCCAACACCAGTATTCTCTACTGGGGCGGAAAATTGCTGGCACTTTGGGAGGCTGCTGAACCCTATCGCCTTGATCCGGACACCCTGGAAACCCTGGGATTGGATGACCTGGACGGCATTCTGAAACCAGATACCCCTTTTGCAGCCCATCCCCGCATTGACCCTGCCTGCCATCAGGATGGAGACACTCCTTGCCTAGTCAACTTCTCCATCAAGCCGGGACTATCCACAACCATTACCCTTTACGAATTTGCTCCCTCCGGTAACGCTGCTGCGGCAATATTCCCACATCATCCCCCGATTTGCTTTCATCCACGACTTTGTCATCACCCCCCACTACTGCATCTTTTTCCAAAACCCGGTCAGCTTTAA